DNA sequence from the Vicia villosa cultivar HV-30 ecotype Madison, WI linkage group LG3, Vvil1.0, whole genome shotgun sequence genome:
TCAACATTGCATTTTTCTGTGATAATATTGGTCTTCGAAATGACACTGGGAACTCCTTTTCCATCCCAACTTAAATTGGTGTAGGACCCGTCTTCAAGATAAACAACCCCGCTGGCCATAACACTAGGAATATGTTTCCTGATAGAGGAGTTGGCTTCAAGCAGCAAACTATTAAATTCTAGCTGTAAAAGATACAATATGAAAGTTAGATATGCCCTGAAGATGAAATGAAAACAGAATACCAATCAAGTACCTCTGTGCCTAAACAATAAAGGCAAGCTTCCAGTCCTCCTTCGACAAAAATCTTTACAACATAGTTCCCCACTAGATAAACCTATTTAGAGAATGGAAAATGTTCCTAGTTAGAGACTTCGTACTATTTAAGTACTTTACTAGATAATGAATGATCATACCACAAAACAATCTCATGTCATAGTTCAACAATAGAATCATATGAGACATGGCTAAGTAATTACATAGCATATCATCTCACGTTATGGTAAGCACAACCGAAATAATTTCAGAATGACAACTACCATTTGAAGTAAGATTTTTAAAATGCACATTAAGTTTTACTAATTGTTGCAATTTGTAGCCAACTACTTAGTATGATTAATCTTACACTGGCATAAAGATAGTAGAGAGATTCCAATTCCATCAATGTGCCTTCTAAAAGGGTAAACTCTTCTAGTCTCAATGCAATATGCAAAGGTATCTTCAACGAAAAGTAGTTTGTAGATCCTAAGACTATTGTAATTGGTCTCTAACAGGTCCAAATTATTGATAAATTACAGTAAGGGAGGACATGCTAAGGATGAAAATTTGTTTCTTACCAGGGAAAGACCTTAAGAAAAACATCAGGACTTTGATTCAACCTAAAGACCTAAATTATACTCTAATTTTGAAGCAATCACAATACTGTTTGGGAATCTAAGGACCAATTATTTTCACTATAGCCTTTGAAATTTTGATGCACTACAAGCTtcttaaaaaatacaaataagaAAAAGGTATTAGCTACATAAATTAAAACTCACAGGATTGCTACCCGTACCAACAGGAAGTCTTTCATCATCAGTTGGAAGGGGCAAATTATTGAAGGCACAAATTTTAGACAGGCACGCTAACCACTTATCTGCATTTAGCGCAATACAAGCTCCCTGGACATAcataaacagaaaataaatcataaaatcagATGGTATACTTCCTTTAGAAGCACAGAGAATGCATTACATTGGAAACAAAATAACCTTCCATATTAGATCTCTCATTTCTGGTTTTTGAATCCAAAGCTTGGATAACCATTCTCTTAGTTCTCGTTGACCAATGGTGTTGCCTGTGCTCCACTCAGAACTGTAGTGGTCTCTATCCTTATCCAAAAACATGGATAAGAAATTAATATCATAAGAAAATCCGCTTTTCCATAAGTTATAGCTTCTAGCTACGGCACTTAATTCACTTTCAAAACATAGATCGTCTACATCTTTCAGAGTTTTGGGCCTTTTCTCTTTCCTTGACAAATCAGAATAACTTAAATTTTCTTCATTACATGACATGTCCTGTATGCCATTTTCATAAACATCTTCTTCAAGAGCAAGCAAACCTACACGACAAACTCCTTTATGACGATAACCAGGTGCCATATCCAAACATACAAATTCGAAGTTATTAGAATTCACAAAATTCTGCGTGACTGCAATAGTTGTTTCCAAATTTAAAATACAGTGCCACCATCCACTGGGAACATAAATTGTCTCTCCAGGTAGTTGTGTACATTCAATTGGCTTGTCTTCGTCAGCAAGAAGAGGATAAAAATCTAGCCACCACTGTAAGCAAATATAATTGTAATTAGTAATTAAAAATCAACAGAAAGACACATTGAAGTTAGGCATCCTAATGGATAACAATTATGTAAATCCAAAAAGAGGATATGTAAATTGCTCAAATTGCAAGATTGTGGTACCTGCAATGATGATGGAGTCTCAATACTGACATCACCATCTTCATCGTTAACATGTACTGTAACACCTAAAGGCACTTTTCCAGGAGGATATAGCGCCCACCTATCAAATATAGGCAAAACATTATCTCTTACATATTAGTTATTTGGAAAATAATCAAGCACCAACACAGAAAATCTAAGTACCAAATTACATAAAACTCAAGTTATTTGTTGTAGAATTATTAAAGAACAAGAACTGTTTAATTACACTTTTGGTTACTGTAGTTTTAAGAATGCATGGATTTCGGTACGTGCAGTTTCAATTGCTTAAATCAAGTGCACATACTTAACCAATTGAGCAATTCAGGTCCTAATGTTAATGTTTCAGTAAATTTTAATAGAATGAGTTGATTTGAATCATGATCTTTTATTTGACAAAAGTAAAGGATGACCTCTCAGCCTATTCGTGGGTGGTAGATTCTTCTATTCAATTGTAGCCACTACTCTTTACTACTGCTGCATATTTAAGCATACTTGTTCAAACCTAGTTGAGTTTGATAATACTTTTCAACTTCTTATCCGTTGTGCTTCTTTACAATTAAATCATCCAATACTAACAGAAAACTTTCTTTGGATTTATTTCTGACTCCTATCTACTCTCATCAAAGACCCAGAAGGCAGAAAAGTAGTCCTAGCATCATATTAGCATCCTCGGGCTGAAAACTTTCTTATGAGTCATTTTTTTTAGGGATCTTGTTCAACATTTGTCTACGTAATATTTTAGGAAACTAGTTCTAGCAAGATCTTAGCCCCCTCAGTCTAAAAGTGACAAATCATACTTCACACAAACTATTTCAGTCCTACAATCTTTCGAATTATAGAGAGAAGCATAAAAGGTGAGTTGTAGTTTAAGTTGCATTAGCAATCAAAATCAAATGTGAAACTAGTAAACAACCATCATCTTTGCATGGACGAGCCAATGGACTTTCAACCTAAAGGCCCCTAGCTTCCCTtaggaaaaaaaaaacacaccTGATGCCAGAGTCTCAATCCTCGTGTTTTATTCACCTCCCCCTTCACTAAGTTTTGGGGGGCCAATCGTAACTAGAAAAAGAAAATAGCAGCAATAAACTGGAAGAATCAAGTAATGAACTAATTATGTTTAAGGCTTAAACTCAACAACAATGCACAAAGTTTCCTCTGACACCGTGTAAATAGCCGGGGTCTAAGCTACATGCTAAACAACCATAATGTAGATAAAAATCTCACTTCAAGCATCTTATCTTTTTACCTTTTACGGCCAGAAAGCAGAGTGTTCCATGCACTTGTAAGAGCTGGATCGACATGCCAAGAGGCACCAGATCTCTGTGGTCCAATTATGAGCCACCTATAGGATGGTCGTTTCTCTATATCTAAGATATCAAAGAAGTCTTCTTGAAAAAGATGAGGCACGCTGTAATCCTTCAATAAGCTAGGTGCATGTTCGCCAAACTGTATgttaaattaaaagttaaaagaacttccaaaatcccaaatttgaaaacaagaaaaagagaaGGGAATGGTGGGAGGAGGCAGGGAAGAGTGCTGTTGAAACAGGAATATCTGAACTCAAGCACCTTTTCGTCAAAAATATACAATGGATCTTCATCATGTTGAACTTTCATGTATGAGACATAATCCTTGAACTTCATGGAGATCTTTTTGGAACTCCTTTGAGAAATTTTAAACGCCACGTCTCCATAGTTTAGTAACAACTGATCAATTGTCCATTTATGCCTGGCAGGCCATGTATCCGCCAGTCCATTAAGCATGACCTGAGAGGTGcaattcatcatcaaaattaCATTTCAATATAAATACAAGAGAAAATCACTAACAATTGATGGTTCAAAATTGATAAACTTCAGTATATCTAAAACACAACATAAACTATAACCCAAATACACATAGGACCCTTGAAGTTATAAAGACAAATCATTCTCATCTCTCATTTTCCATCTTTAAAAGAAACAGTGGGAAAAATTAATAGAGATACCCATATGCTTCAGAGATTAATAGCAAACATATACACAATTAAGTGAAGTCGGTACATAGATCAAGCAATGCCATAATGCTTTATTATATATCATACCTCTATCGAACTCATTAATCTCTAGGTCTTTCTTAATAGTTtctcttttggttttttttaggTCTTCCTCTACCTCTTGTGATTTAACTACCATCCAtctgatctactctccttactACAAAATATACTTGTCTTTTCTCTACATAGTTAAACCACCTATACTGAGTTTTCCCCATCTTTTCTGCAATAGGTGCTATCTCGACTCCCTCTCTCTAATGTTGTCATTTATAATCCGATCTTGTCTAGTCTTTCCACACATCCAACATAACATTCTCATCTCCGCGTGcgcttattttatttttgtgttgattCTTTTACCGACCAACAACCAGACATATATCATGACAGAAAATAATGTTCCCACTTTTTCCAATAGAAAAATACTAGCACCACACTCCTTTGAACACAAATTTCATTATCGGTCCATGTTTTAAAAGGTCAACACAATTGCCTTGTAAACTGATCATTTTTTAAGTGTATTCGATTTTAAAAAAGAGAGCAATAATATATAACATTGAAGAATGTGTGTAAAAGAGTGTATTGCCACCAAGACAGTGCATTCATTtctttcaaaaagaaatcaaGCAAACCAAACTACGGAAAATAGAGCTCAGGATATTTTCTTTTCATCAGGAAGAGAGCTCAACATTAATGATTGACACTGAAACAGAACCAACATAAAGGGAAAATTTTAACACAGCTTTACTGTTAAAATTCTTTAATCATTGTACCGGTTTCTTCATGTCATACTCGTTATAGAAGTCCTTCAATGAGATGTCATTTATTCTTTCCACATTTCCACCTTCTGTATAAAATGTATCCAATGTGGTATTACACCGGTATAATCTCCGATACAAAAATAAAGAGTTGAACCCTGCAGGAAGGTAAATATCAGTGGTATATACAAAAATCTTAAAATAATTTAAGAGCATGCAGCCTAAAGTTTGCTAAAAACATAGAAAACAGATATGATATTTATGATATCAGAACTGTTACCATCAAAATGTAAAGGCTGTCTATGGCCCTCTTTGTACTTGTCCAGCAGATTCTCACTGCATTCAAAAAtccaattccaaatatgttacaattaaatataaactaaaataaagaAAGCCGACAATTGCTACTTTGAAGCTATTTGGATTGTCTTATTTGAGTTTATCTATTTGGGAGGACTTACATTGTTCATAAGCTATTTGcagcttattttcataagttcttcgaaatagtttatgaaaacagtttataTTTATCGCTCATGCCAAAacaatttactttttttttatctttatctATAGAAATTGCTTATACATAGGCGCTTATGTGCTATAAGCTGCAAATAAGTAATTTATCCAAACTAAACCAAATGAGAGAGTGAAAGACATACTTATGCAGGGCAGTTTTCTTCCATGTGCCTTTGTATTCAAGAAAACCAGATGCTCCTTTTAGGCATAGATTCATCCACAATGGTTCTTCGTTGGAAAGTATATACATCACACTGCcaataaatgaataaaagaagAAATGTTTATTAATCAATCATCAATTACCAATGTCGCAAAGATGAAAGATGATAGAATTACCTGCTAACGCAAGCGACGCGTGCGGCATCTCGAGGAGTGAGTCGCTCCAAAATTGAGCAGAGGATTTCATCGGGAAGAACTCGGAAATCTCCAAGACCGTCTATTCTGCGATCTCTCTGATTGTGAGCTTGAGCCTCCATCGAATCTAGAATtcaacttcaatttcaatttcgATTTCAATTAGGCGTTTCTTCGCTCCTGCGCTCAATGGTTATATTCTTTCCTGCGCTAAACCGCGTTTTTTCTTGAGCGCTTATTGCCCGTGTGAGAAATTTCCGTTATTCCTACGCCACCTTTATGGCATAGGCAAAAGTGATTCCCCCTAAAAAATTGATTTAAGACATTGTTTATTTTCAACGATATCTGCTAAAAAttcttgatattattattaatgtactTTGAAATTGCAATTTAAAAATGGTTGTGAAAGGCTTGATTTTCACTTTTTGccaatttaaaattaattgttcCGTCCCAAaagaaaaagtaatttttttctaaccgccaaaaaaaaatgtaaattagTTACTTGTCCACTTTTAGATTTGGAAATTGCTTTCCGACACTAAGGATATATTCCTTAGGCgagtaaaaaattaaaactatttgGAATTCAAAAGTATATTTTCAAATGCACTTAACTCAATCACAATCTAATAGGTGAGTCAAACCATAATTCATGATAAAATTTGATTAAGAAACTATTGAATAAAAAACATACACAAaaagtttaccaaaaaaaaaaacgtatacagaaaaaaaaaacaaaattaacattGATGATTAATTGTTATGatatacataaaaaataaaattttacgtAGATAATCATTAACGTAAAAATCATACATTTCATCATCAAGTAGGacgtttcaacatctttagaatATCTCTGGTCGATCTCACGATCTTCGCATTTATCTCTATCAAACATTTTGTTTCGTAACAATGAAATATACTCCACATAACAGTTAAATCTCCGTTCTTCGCCCGCTCAAACTCGTTGAATGTATCTTCTCATCGCTGCCAATTGAGTGTGAACGATAATAGAGCTTCACAACTCTTCGATTGTCTGGGTACAGATTctctagttttgattttaaatcgACAAGGTGAGTGATCTCTGAGAACCTAAATTGAAGAGGGGATTTCTCGCCGTTAAAGTAGATAAAAGCGAGATATGCATACTGAGACATTTTGTATTATCTTTGAGTGTTATTGTTTACAAGTTTATGGACACTCATATTTATACAAGTTTTAGATCAATATGGATCTTAAAAACTCAATTATGTCTCAGGGAATATTCCGAAGATGTACCTCTGGATACACTTTACTTCGTTTAGTGTAGTTAGGGTGAgttcagaaatgcattttcgaataaACTCCTACTATCTTTTTTAACAATACGGGTGAGTCAAGATGAACATTTCTGAATAAACTTGTATtatcattttttataaattaaggtGTGTCCGAAAATGTATTTTTGGATTCTCCCATTACTATTTACACAAAACTTGTTTTAGAAACAAAATCGATTATAACACACTACAATGTTGAAAATTTTGGAAAACTGAAAGATATACTAAAATCTATGAAAATGTATGCATTTAATATCGTTAATATTAATCCAACATTACATACAAAAACATGTCTAACCATCTAAATACAATGTTGGAGAAAAActaaaatgaatcaaaacatgTGTCATCGTCTAAATTTATATCTATGGGTGGTTTCACCTTTGACCTTTGTttatttgattctctttcaatCTTACTCAATTTGGTGAATTCTTCCATCTTATCCATAAAATGATTTGGCCAACTAACTAATTCAATCACGAACAAGAAACTCTTGTTTATTTGTAAATTAGTTGCCAACATCTACCTTGACATCAACGTGTTTGACATTCGTAGACACAATAGGTTTGGAGACAACATCAGGATGCACTATATCTAAGGCAAATAATAacagaaaatattcaaaaaaaactgTTCAAATTGAACTCTAAACTAATTTGGAAATACACTTCCATATGAATCCATCATACTAAATAGACGCATCATATCCATACTTCATGCATATCTGACAATGAGTTAAGCCACTACAACCATTGTAACCACGCCCACCACGACCTCTATGGGATTGGAAGGTAACCAGATGAAATGGATTTGAGGCGTTAGGTATTGTTTCCATGAGACTAATCCAAGGAAAAATAAGGTTAGGTGTGGCATTAGAAGATATGGAAGAAACTATGAAATTCACATTtgcatatatatatttgtgttctTGTGAAATCGACATAGGTGAAATTTATGACATAGAAGGAGATTTTGGACTTCTTCAGTGGATCTATGGTAAACTCTTATATCACATATTTTTCTTGTTTGCTTGGTATTTTTGTTTGGACGTATACATGTTTGATATTTTGTACATAAAGAGAAATGTGTTTGATAAgtagttttattgattaatgcaCTATTTTTGCTGTTTTGGGGGTCAACATTATCGCCATTGATGCTGATGAGAGTTGCAGAAAATTCCAAAGATACATCTCCATAATTTTTCAATGTTTCGATCCCATAaaccggagatgcatctctataTTTTTTCAGTATGCATTTTCTTGCTTGTACTTATTGTGTGGTTTACTTACACGCATTATGGCTGATAGGTCAGATCGATTGAGGCACGATAGGATTGCACAACATGCATTTCTTCATAGGGGAAAAAGTCAACCATCGCAGGCTCTTGTTACCTCCATCCCAGTTGATGTTGAGGCATCAGCTTCTAGGGTTCATGTATATCCGCCTACTTCTTTCTGTAGAAGACAAGTGTAATCTCCTCATGCATCCCTGCCTCCATCTTCCCGTAGGCGACATGTTTCACATATTGAGGCACCCAAGGTAGTAGAGGTACACGATTCACCAGAAGTTCCTTAGAATGAGACAACAGGGGTACTTGAGGTACTTGGGTTCAGGAGGCACTGCAAGGGTTTGGAAGAGGCTCATCACACTTGTCACTGCTGCCTTTTTTACCTGGATCATACTGCCTGACATGTATGGGATGGAAAGGTAAATTAGTTGGATTCattctttttaaattatatttgttataatattaaaattttatgacGATGATTTATTTTTTTGTACGACCGTGATCCGCTAAAATTTATCAACTACGAGGTGAAGATTACTGACCAACAGTAGCTTAATGAGCAGTGGTTTCAGGATGTTTTGCAGCTATATGGGATGCAACACTTGTGCGAGACATGTTGTGTTACGGTTAAACATGGTATGCTTAACGCGTTTGTAGTGAGATGGGACACGAAGACGCCATCATTTCATCTACCAAATGGTAAGATGTCTATCACACTGGACAATGTCACGTGTCTATTGCATCTTTTGATTAGGCGAAACTTTTAGATCATGAGAAAAGTAACAAAGATGAGGCACTGGAGTTGATGGTATATTATTTTGGAGTTGACTCAAAGGATGTGATGATGGTATTTGAAGCCACTCGGTGGTCTCATGCTATGTTTTGTTTCCTATAGAAGGTGTATACAAATGAGCTACTTAAAGCACAACATGGTGCTGGTGATGCTGAGCAGGTTGTGTAGTATAAAGTGTATGCTATGAGAGCATACTTGTTGTATTTGGTTGGCACTACCATTTTTGTGGACAAGAGTTCCACTTATGTGGATATCACGTACCTACGATACTTTGATGATTTTGAGTGGATCTATGAGTACAACTGGGGGGAGCTTGTTTGGTCTACTTGTACTCTAAGTTATCCCAAGGATTTTTGTGGAAGACAAAACAGGTGACATGCAACATCATACTATTGACAATAAAATTTCTTGGTCTTTTAGTGTTTGTGTGTCATTTTCATAACATTTTTGCAATGCCATTACTAATGATTCATGTGTTCCGATAATTTTCAGGATTGGATCCTCCAACAATTCTCACACATCAAAGAATACTCATGTGTATCAAACCTATACTAAGGATATGCCACGTGCTTTTGCATTCGCCCTACTCAGACGGAACTAGGCGACAGAGCTGTTTAGAATGTATCTTGACCGCTTAGTAAAAGAGGATATACACTTCCATTCTTACGTCGATCATCGTGAGAGACGTTCATTTTTCAACATAACCTTATACTATGGATCGTTGGCTTGCAGTTTTGTTTGACGTCTCCCCATCTGCCTAAGCATGTCATGCATTAGTTCGGCTACATGCAGTACATTCCCATAGACCATTTTGTGTATGCTCCTCCCATTATGACACATAGAGATATGGAtgttatgtttgatgatgatCTTAATCATCTGGTATCGGAGGAGGTACAGTACCATAGATAAGAGCGATTGGAGCTACATCAACTGTTACATCTGGTGGTTCTTCAGGGTGTCACatcctgttagctgaagatttcgttttgcaaacatggtccttcgaaggataaaaactcgaaggaaggatggttactgatgaccatctttgaagataaaaatggctcctgatggccatgctttgagaatgaagatttctaagttataacgaagatagtgcatgctgaagctagtaggagtatatgtcttcgaagacttagacagatttcgtgaaatatgttaagtattgacacttagcgtgcttttgtagtgttttaatgttaaatacactgccacgcgtcgaagaaggacttaggcgggaggatttgaaattcgaagacggtttcgtaactgtctaaagacAGATGGCGTTCCTgaggttcttatgagaaacgtggcattagattagcgtaggaccgttaaggtcgaaactagtataaataagggtcttaatattaggattccgtgtgttcattttgtacaaatcactcacatattactcaagtatcaagtgttaaagagaaagagttcgctgagaaatgtacgtatgacaccaccattttaatacatgtgtattttccctttattttcaagtatctttcaatattattgcatttcgtttacttcttgccgtTTACGTTTTTGTActcattattttcatgtcatttatctttgaagtatttaacatttctgcactttaagatttttgcacttttacagtttcgtctcatattttattttgacttacctttcgctgaagttatactcacgtgtataacgaagtgattgctaattttgtttgtttcgttcgaagtatttcttattgacaagatgaatcatagatatggttcgaatgaccatcaataacaatcttcttgactatgtcctaggatcaatctagtcgatcctgcgagtaaccaaatcatatttattatagtttggaagactagcggttgtttaccggaaatcaccgtaaacaaattggcacgcccagtgggacagtgtcaagcagattgttttttaattgttttatttttgtctagacattatcaagaccttgtatgaaccttaggaacggtaagttaacgaacagtgcacaaccgattcccaaacgaaggtacaacaagaaaatggccgttacgaccagtgcagggggagatcaagatcccccacaaggctcaggatcaggagtggcaaattcgacttctactcaaggagcacgGGATAtaccgggtccaaatggatcgagacctgcagataattcccaggctatgcctgagaataatacaggaccatcagggactattccagtttcagtgtcgaccacCGCACCTTCATCCACGAGCGCGGAGGAGATGCCactttcctcgacaaatgctgcaaataacttattTAACCAGGGGTCGAACTttgctttcgaatggaggccaaattacccatacggaatgccatacccatttggaacaggcgtacgaggggcaggacctacatatgctacaactaacaatgcgacgttttcgccaaatgttggttcagtgggtcgaagtgcacacaatactggcttttctgcccaaatacccaattttaccacaaataatcaagcagcattccggcaagaaatggatgcaagcaaccatgatatgttaggggtatTGGCCAAAGAATTGGCCTCAATTTTGAATCCACTAGCAACAAATATCACTAGTACGAATCGGGAAAACAtggagattttccaaaagatatcatctcaaatgaatcgaatggcagatttcatgggagttccaCCACCTAGACGAAAAGACAAGCAGCctttgaatcaagaagagaggcccattttggaacgtatacaagatgtggttcccctgtctaggacagccactaaAAATGTAGGTGCCCCACAGAAAACAGAAACGATCGAAGGGACTCAAGTAATAAActtagaggcttcgaatcaaagaactgtccccgttcgacaggaaacggaagaagatcgacccagattaaggattgtgggtaggaacgaacatccagatgaaatcgtccagagagtcagaagagaaaatctggctacagaaaataacctaactgccatgatagaaagggttatggccaataacggccttagtactggacttcgacgtccaaattatacatcccccatatcagattatatcatgcaaacagagttgcctagaggcactaaagtacccaagttcacaaagttttcaggcgaaactagcgagtcaactgtggaacatatcgCCAGATACTTGACAGAGGCAGGAGACttagcagggaacgaggatttaaggatcaaatatttccctagttcgctaacaaagaatgctttcatttggttca
Encoded proteins:
- the LOC131660987 gene encoding lysine-specific demethylase JMJ21-like isoform X2; translation: MLNGLADTWPARHKWTIDQLLLNYGDVAFKISQRSSKKISMKFKDYVSYMKVQHDEDPLYIFDEKFGEHAPSLLKDYSVPHLFQEDFFDILDIEKRPSYRWLIIGPQRSGASWHVDPALTSAWNTLLSGRKRWALYPPGKVPLGVTVHVNDEDGDVSIETPSSLQWWLDFYPLLADEDKPIECTQLPGETIYVPSGWWHCILNLETTIAVTQNFVNSNNFEFVCLDMAPGYRHKGVCRVGLLALEEDVYENGIQDMSCNEENLSYSDLSRKEKRPKTLKDVDDLCFESELSAVARSYNLWKSGFSYDINFLSMFLDKDRDHYSSEWSTGNTIGQRELREWLSKLWIQKPEMRDLIWKGACIALNADKWLACLSKICAFNNLPLPTDDERLPVGTGSNPVYLVGNYVVKIFVEGGLEACLYCLGTELEFNSLLLEANSSIRKHIPSVMASGVVYLEDGSYTNLSWDGKGVPSVISKTNIITEKCNVDGFPFGVWGKKLLEYRNAGIPVDGSISLACNSSIWPYVITKRCEGNMFADLRDSLSREDATNLASFLGEQLRHIHLLPHPPLNNSFISDIEHELSWSEENDCISNVNCKSNNAAEWGIITRILTKKRKDVSSRLTKWGDPIPSKLIEKIEEYIPSDLSKLLNINENFSSGASKPCSWIHTDIMDDNIYMEPSLVCSTSSGNTEDAAQVDNGLLSDHDGVKSWCPSYILDFSDLSIGDPIFDLIPIYLDVFRGDSYLLKKFLESYKLPFPCNLSKCESTEGGQKFGRLSYAAMCYCILHDDNVLGAIFSLWEELTSSESWEEVEMTVWGELNNYKGFL
- the LOC131660987 gene encoding lysine-specific demethylase JMJ21-like isoform X1, which produces MEAQAHNQRDRRIDGLGDFRVLPDEILCSILERLTPRDAARVACVSSVMYILSNEEPLWMNLCLKGASGFLEYKGTWKKTALHNENLLDKYKEGHRQPLHFDGFNSLFLYRRLYRCNTTLDTFYTEGGNVERINDISLKDFYNEYDMKKPVMLNGLADTWPARHKWTIDQLLLNYGDVAFKISQRSSKKISMKFKDYVSYMKVQHDEDPLYIFDEKFGEHAPSLLKDYSVPHLFQEDFFDILDIEKRPSYRWLIIGPQRSGASWHVDPALTSAWNTLLSGRKRWALYPPGKVPLGVTVHVNDEDGDVSIETPSSLQWWLDFYPLLADEDKPIECTQLPGETIYVPSGWWHCILNLETTIAVTQNFVNSNNFEFVCLDMAPGYRHKGVCRVGLLALEEDVYENGIQDMSCNEENLSYSDLSRKEKRPKTLKDVDDLCFESELSAVARSYNLWKSGFSYDINFLSMFLDKDRDHYSSEWSTGNTIGQRELREWLSKLWIQKPEMRDLIWKGACIALNADKWLACLSKICAFNNLPLPTDDERLPVGTGSNPVYLVGNYVVKIFVEGGLEACLYCLGTELEFNSLLLEANSSIRKHIPSVMASGVVYLEDGSYTNLSWDGKGVPSVISKTNIITEKCNVDGFPFGVWGKKLLEYRNAGIPVDGSISLACNSSIWPYVITKRCEGNMFADLRDSLSREDATNLASFLGEQLRHIHLLPHPPLNNSFISDIEHELSWSEENDCISNVNCKSNNAAEWGIITRILTKKRKDVSSRLTKWGDPIPSKLIEKIEEYIPSDLSKLLNINENFSSGASKPCSWIHTDIMDDNIYMEPSLVCSTSSGNTEDAAQVDNGLLSDHDGVKSWCPSYILDFSDLSIGDPIFDLIPIYLDVFRGDSYLLKKFLESYKLPFPCNLSKCESTEGGQKFGRLSYAAMCYCILHDDNVLGAIFSLWEELTSSESWEEVEMTVWGELNNYKGFL